A genomic segment from Procambarus clarkii isolate CNS0578487 unplaced genomic scaffold, FALCON_Pclarkii_2.0 HiC_scaffold_341, whole genome shotgun sequence encodes:
- the LOC138361386 gene encoding uncharacterized protein → MADHMCCVVVSCCVAAPPTFSVTTKMNTKLASGHEVEDMTEEWLARMEQEQTLYNKGMVRLGPGGWLYPTLFTKYADAIYNYKFTEGDVLVMGMPRSGTTWMLEFVWTMLHNPDLNQRGNLPIFIRAPHIHFDMMLDSKTIRSTVENPQQFTEMFRQMCPDKKVEDGVFLQISEALPAPRVMKTHLPSTLLPPSLLQTTKVRVGYCSNGFMGIKWLDLQSLLHEARVVRLLGLADITVVSMKSDEHAMEVETGVEDLGLLEIDS, encoded by the exons ATGGCCGATCatatgtgttgtgttgttgtgagctgttgtgttgctgctcctcccaccTTCAGTGTCACAAC GAAGATGAATACGAAGCTGGCTAGTGGTCACGAGGTGGAGGACATGACCGAGGAGTGGCTGGCCAGGATGGAGCAGGAACAGACTCTCTACAACAAAGGTATGGTCCGCCTCGGGCCCGGAGGCTGGCTCTACCCGACCCTCTTCACCAAATATGCTGACGCCATCTACAACTACAAG TTCACTGAAGGTGACGTACTTGTGATGGGAATGCCCAGGTCTGGGACGACCTGGATGTTGGAGTTTGTGTGGACGATGCTTCACAACCCCGACCTGAACCAGAGGGGCAACCTGCCCATCTTCATCAGAGCACCGCATATACA TTTTGACATGATGCTTGACAGCAAGACCATCAGAAGCACTGTTGAGAATCCTCAGCAGTTCACAGAAATGTTTCGTCAAATGTGTCCAGACAAGAAGGTTGAAGACGGAGTGTTTCTGCAGATTAGCGAGGCTCTACCTGCTCCTAGAGTGATGAAGACCCACCTGCCCAGCACCCTTCTTCCGCCTAGCCTTCTTCAAACCACAAAGGTCAGAGTTGGTTACTGTTCTAATGGTTTTATGGGAATAAAATGGTTGGATTTGCAATCACTGCTTCATGAAGCAAGAGTCGTACG GTTGTTGGGACTTGCTGATATTACCGTGGTATCCAtgaagtctgatgaacacgccatggaagttgaaacAGGAGTTGAGGATCTAGGTTTACTTGAAATTGACTCATAA